The segment AAGGCAAAACTTTATATCCTTTTCAAGAAAATGTCTTTTAGAATTTAAACGGGGCGAGTTTTCAATCACGAATTCGAAAAGATTATTTTTCGCAGTTTTATAAATATTTCTGACAAGATTGGCAGAATCACCATCAGAAGTAAAATATTTGCTTTCAATAAGATAATCAACAATTTTTCCTGCAAATGCAGAATCCTCAATGTTTATCTTGTTTTTCCAACCCGAACAAAGCAAGAGAACATCCATGTTTTTCTGAATTAGCCACTCACACAAAAATTGGAAATTTAGCATTGAGCCTAATACAAGAGTATTGTTTTTAGCAACAGTTTTTATAGCTTGCGTTCCATTAGTGGTGGTCATTGCCAAGGATTTACCTTTAAGTTTTTCAGTCATAAAATCGTATGGCGAGTTTCCCAAATCAAAATCTTCCAATTTGTAGCTATCTCGTTCGCCTGAAATTAGAAATCCGCCTTTTTTATATTCTAAAGCTTCAGCTATGGTTTTCACCGGAAAAACTTTCTTAACACCATTTTCAAAAGCCACACAAATACTGCTTGTAGCTCTAATAATATCAATCACAACAACTATTGCATTTTCATTTTCATGCAAATGATATAATTCCGGCGAAAGGCAAACGTCTATATTTTTCATGATTTTTTCGAATTAAAGTCCTATTTCTCAAAAGTAATAACTTTTAGGGAATATAATCCCTAAATTTACAAATTGTTGTCAATAAATTAGAATGTCAATCTTATAAAGCAGATTTGTTTTTATTAGCTCAAATGGTACGACTTAACTAATTTCATGCCAAGCTACAATTATATATCAAAATTTCACCCACGAGGATGAAAACTAATAATTGCATCTCTAAGATATTCACGGTCAAGATGTGTATAAATTTCTGTTGTAATTATTGATTCGTGCCCAAGCATTTCTTGCACTGCCCGCAAATCGGCACCTCCTTCAATCAAATGGGTTGCAAACGAATGCCTGAAAGTGTGCGGACTGATTGCTTTTTCAAGACCAATTTTCTGTGCCAATTGTTTGATTATGGTAAAAATCATCACTCTTGTTAGCTTGTTTCCTCTCCTATTCAGAAAAACGATATTCTGGCTGTCTTTTTTAATATCAAGTTTATTTCTATAATTTTCTATGTACAAAATAATTTCCTTTTTTGCAATCTCTCCAATTGGGACGAAGCGTTCCTTTTTTCCTTTTCCTGTAACTTTTATGTAGGATTGTTTGAAAAATAAATTCGAAATTTTTAAGTTGGTCAGTTCCGAAACTCTTAGGCCACAGCTATATAAAGTTTCAATTATTGCTTTGTTTCGCTGACCTTCCGGTTTGCTTAAATCTATAGTAGCAAGTAGTTCATCAATTTCTTCCACAGCCAAAACTTCAGGTAGCTTCATCCCAAGTTTTGGTGCTTCTAACAAACTACTTGGATCTTTTTCAATCTTTTCATCGAAAATTAAATATTTAAAAAAAGACTTGAGGCTTGAAATTATTCTGGCTTGAGTTCTTGCACTAATTCCCATTTTAGCAAGCCATTCAATGAATTTTTCAAGATCTGACAATTCTATCTCCTTGGGTTTTTTATCCTTTTTTGATAATTCTAAAAAACTATTAAATTTCTTGATATCACTGATATATGCACTTATGGAATTATGAGATAAGGCTCTTTCCAGCCTAAGAAAATTTTCATAATTATTTATTTCAAAATCCCACATATTCAAATTTTTAATTTCCAACAAAACTATTAATTAATTATGAGTTATGAATTTTGTATCAATAGCAATTTGTAATTAGAAATTAGAAATTAGTATTTCTATCTTTGTAAAAATATTATTGAAAATTTGAAAACTAAATTTGAAAACATATGTTAATCTATTTATACTTAAAATGACCTGAAAACCAAGTAATTCACAATTTTTAATTTATAATTCATAATTTATAATTCATTTTAAGATTTTGGCAAAGAGCAATAAACCGGTTCAAACACCTTTGATGAAACAATATAACAATATCAAGGCAAAACACCCTGATGCAATATTGTTGTTCAGAGTTGGCGATTTCTACGAAACATTTTCGGAAGATGCAATTAAAGCTGCTGATATTTTGGGAATTACCCTAACAAAACGGGCAAATGGTGCAGCTCAATTTGTAGAACTTGCCGGATTTCCTCATCATGCTTTAGACACATATTTGCCGAAACTTGTGAGAGCCGGACAAAGAGTGGCAATTTGCGAGCAGCTTGAAGATCCAAAACTTACAAAAAATATTGTAAAACGAGGTGTTACAGAATTAGTTACGCCCGGAGTTTCTCTCAACGAAAATGTGTTGGAGCACAAAGAAAACAATTTTTTAGCCTGTGTTTATCTCGACAAAAACTATGGTGGAATTTCTCTTTTAGACTTATCGACCGGTGAATTTTTACTTACTGATGGCAGTTTCGAATATATTGATAAACTTTTGAGTAGTTTCAAACCTAAAGAAATTATTTTTGACAGACAAAAAAGAAAAGACTTTACTCAACTATTTGGAAATAAATATTATACTTATCCGCTTGATGAATGGGTTTTTAATTTTGACTCGGCAAATGAGAGATTGAATAAACACTTTAGTACCAAATCATTAAAAGGTTTTGGTGTTCAGAATTTAAAATATGGAATAATTGCAGCAGGTGCTATTCTGCATTATCTTGATTTGACAGAACACAGAGAAAATCAACAAATTACCACTCTTTCAAGAATAGAAGTAGATCGTTTCGTATGGCTCGATAAATTTACAATCAGAAATCTTGAGCTTTTCGATTCCTTGAATGATGATGCAAAAACCTTGATAGACATTGTGGATAAGACAATTTCACCAATGGGAGCACGAATGTTGAAACGTTGGATTTCAATGCCTCTGAAAGATATTCAACCAATTAGTGAAAGGCTAAATGTTGTTGAATATTTTAATGAAAATGAAACTTTAAAACTTTCTGTAGAAGAACAAATTCGTCAGATAGGAGATATTGAGCGAATTATATCGAAAGTGGCAGTAAATCGGATTTCTCCGAGAGAAGTTTTGCAACTTAAATTTGCACTTTCGGCAATTGAACCAATAAAAAAAGCTTGTCAAAATTCTTCAGATTCTACTTTACAAAAAATTGGCGAACAACTAAATCCATGTATTTCAATAAGAGAACGTATCGAAAAAGAACTTAGCAACGATCCACCCAATCTTATCAGCAAAGGAAATATTATTAAAACTAATGTTTTGGAAGAATTGGATAATTTGAGAGAAATTTCTGGCTCAAGCAAAAATTTTATTCTTAAAATTCAAAATCGTGAAATCGAAAAAACTGGTATTAGCTCACTAAAAATTAGTTTTAATAATGTATTCGGATATTATATAGAAGTAAAAAACACACATAAAGATAAAGTGCCACCTGAATGGATTCGTAAACAAACTTTAGTTAATGCCGAAAGGTATATCACCGAAGAATTGAAAGATTATGAAACAAAAATCCTTACTGCTGAAGAAAAAATTCATGAAATTGAAATTCGTCTTTTCAACGACCTTGTTCTAGGCATTAGCGATTTTATTGTCCCAATTCAGCTTAATGCAAATCTGATTGCAATAATTGATTGCCTTTTATCGTTTTCTACTATCTCAAAAAACAACAATTATTTCAGACCGGAAATTAATGATTCAGTCGAAATTTTCATAAAACAAGGCAGACATCCTGTAATAGAAAAGCAACTACCGATTGACGAAGAGTATATCCCAAACGATATTTTCATAAATAACAACGACCAACAAGTTGTAATAATTACAGGTCCGAATATGGCAGGAAAATCTGCACTTCTTAGGCAGACTGCCCTGATAGTTTTGATGGCTCAAATAGGAAGTTTTGTTCCAGCTGTTGAGACAAAAGTTGGGATAGTCGATAAAATTTTCACAAGAGTGGGTGCCTCAGATAATATTTCGCTTGGCGAATCAACTTTTATGGTTGAAATGAATGAAGCTGCAAGCATCCTAAACAATTTGTCCAACAGAAGCCTTATTTTGTTCGATGAGCTCGGAAGAGGGACAAGCACCTACGATGGAATTTCTATAGCATGGGCAATTGTAGAATACATTCATGAACACCCAAAAGTGAAAGCAAAAACTTTGTTTGCTACACATTATCATGAACTTAACGAAATGGAGAAGTCGTTTTCGCGAATAAAAAACTATAATGTAGCCATCAAAGAATTAGATAAAAATATCATTTTTCTGAGAAAATTGAAGCGTGGAGGTAGCGAACACAGTTTTGGAATTCACGTTGCAAAAATGGCAGGAATGCCAAAAAGTATTGTTAAACGGGCAAACGAAATTTTAGGACAATTAGAAGGAAATCAAAAAGAGCAAAATCTAAGCAAACCAACCGAAGAAATTTCTAAAAATAGGGAAGGCTATCAACTAAGTTTTTTTCAATTAGACGATCCGATTCTTGAACAAATTAGAGACGAAATTCAAAAAGTTGATATAAACAACCTAACGCCTATTGAAGCTTTAAATATGCTCAATGAAGTAAAAAAACTGATTGGAAAAGAAGAGAAGAAAAAAAGAAGGAGGACTTAATAAATTATTTCAGATTATCATATTAGCAATTTCAAAAAATGCATTATTTTACAAAAAATATTTCTCAATTTTATTAATATTTCATTTCATTTTTTTATACATTTTTACAAAATATATTGTGTAGTTTTTAGTTCAGTACAGTAAATTATAATTTAGATTATGAAAACTAAATATTGGATTTTTATCGCTGTGATAATAGTTGCTATTATTGCAATGTCAATTTTCAGTTCATCGGGAACCGAAGGAATTGAAATAATTAAAACAAAGGTTTCGTATGGCGAGTTCGAGGTTGTTGTGATGACAACAGGAGAATTAAAAGCCGAAAACTCCGAAAAAATCAGAGGACCTTCCCGATTGAGAAATAATGGAATTTATAATGTTCAAATAACAGATTTAATTCCTGAAGGAACTGTAGTCGATTCGGGCGATTATGTTGCTACTTTAGATCGAACTGAAGGAACTAATCGATTGAATAATTTGAACGATGAAATTCAAAAAATTGAAGCACAGTATATTAAAACTCAATTAGATACGACTCTACAATTGCGAAATGCGCGCGATGAATTGATAAATATGAATTATTCTCTCGAAGAACGACAAATAGAATTGGAGCAATCTAAATATGAAACACCGGCAACAATTCGTCAGGCAAAAATCAGCTTAGATAAAGCCGAACGAGCATATTCTCAGGCGAAAAAAAACTACGAAATAAAAAAGAAACAAGCTGATGCAAATATGGTTGAAGTCTCGGCAACAAAATCGAAAAAACAAAGAGAATTAGACAATTTATTAAAAATCCTGGACGAATTTGAAATAAAAGCACCCAAATCAGGCATGGTAATTTATAGAAAAGAATGGGGCGGGGCAAAACGTAAAGTTGGCTCAAAAATCAGTGCCTGGGATCCTGTTGTTGCTACGCTTCCCGACCTTTCTGCCATGATATCTAAAACATATGTGAATGAAATTGATATTAGCAAAATTGAAATTGATCAGGCAGTTGAAATTGGCGTGGATGCTTTTCCCGAAAAAAAATATACAGGAATAATTTTCGATAAAGCAAATATTGGTGAACAACTTCCAAATTCTGACTCAAAAGTTTTTGAGATTCTCATCAGAGTCAATGAATATGACTCAATATTACGGCCTGCAATGACCACCAACAATGCAATACTCACAGCCAAATTTGAGGATGTTTTGTATATTCCTCTCGAAGCTGTTCACACAAACGATAGTTTAAGTTTTGTAATTAAAGAAAATGGTTTTAGTCCGACAAAACAAATTGTTGAATTAGGGGAATTTAATGAAAATGAAATTATTGTAAATAAAGGAATTGCCAAAGATGAGGTGATACTTTTATCGACACCTGAAAATGTAGAAGAATTACAATTCGAAGGTTTGGAAATTTTTGAAGAAATTAAAAAAAAGGAGGCCCTTAAAAAGAAGTTAAACGAAGAAAGACAAAAAGAAAGGAAGGACTCATTGAAAAAAAAGAAAAAAGTTCCGTTAGATTTAGAACAGAAAATTAGTATAACAATAAATTGATAAGATTTCGGTACTTTTATTACAAAAAACAAAAATGAAAAGATATTTTCATGATATAAGCATTGCTATTGAAGCCTTATTAGCAAACAAACTCAAATCAATTCTTACAGCTTTAGGAATAATTTTTGGCGTTGCAGCAGTAATAAGTATGCTTGCAATTGGTAATGGTGCTCAGCAGGAAATCCTTGAACAAATAAAGTTGGTTGGTGTAAACAATATTGTAATTTCTCCAATTCTGAAATCAAATTTAAACGAAAATGAAAATGAGGAAGAGAGCGAGTCGAAAAAATTCTCTAAAGGTCTTACACTTAAGGATGTAAATGCTATCAAAGAAATTCTACCTAATATAAATATTGTCAGTCCTGAAATTGCCATAGAATCTTTCATTGCA is part of the Bacteroidota bacterium genome and harbors:
- a CDS encoding 2-phosphosulfolactate phosphatase, coding for MKNIDVCLSPELYHLHENENAIVVVIDIIRATSSICVAFENGVKKVFPVKTIAEALEYKKGGFLISGERDSYKLEDFDLGNSPYDFMTEKLKGKSLAMTTTNGTQAIKTVAKNNTLVLGSMLNFQFLCEWLIQKNMDVLLLCSGWKNKINIEDSAFAGKIVDYLIESKYFTSDGDSANLVRNIYKTAKNNLFEFVIENSPRLNSKRHFLEKDIKFCLTEQNLRMIPIKNDNYIVPVWET
- the xerD gene encoding site-specific tyrosine recombinase XerD → MWDFEINNYENFLRLERALSHNSISAYISDIKKFNSFLELSKKDKKPKEIELSDLEKFIEWLAKMGISARTQARIISSLKSFFKYLIFDEKIEKDPSSLLEAPKLGMKLPEVLAVEEIDELLATIDLSKPEGQRNKAIIETLYSCGLRVSELTNLKISNLFFKQSYIKVTGKGKKERFVPIGEIAKKEIILYIENYRNKLDIKKDSQNIVFLNRRGNKLTRVMIFTIIKQLAQKIGLEKAISPHTFRHSFATHLIEGGADLRAVQEMLGHESIITTEIYTHLDREYLRDAIISFHPRG
- the mutS gene encoding DNA mismatch repair protein MutS, translating into MKQYNNIKAKHPDAILLFRVGDFYETFSEDAIKAADILGITLTKRANGAAQFVELAGFPHHALDTYLPKLVRAGQRVAICEQLEDPKLTKNIVKRGVTELVTPGVSLNENVLEHKENNFLACVYLDKNYGGISLLDLSTGEFLLTDGSFEYIDKLLSSFKPKEIIFDRQKRKDFTQLFGNKYYTYPLDEWVFNFDSANERLNKHFSTKSLKGFGVQNLKYGIIAAGAILHYLDLTEHRENQQITTLSRIEVDRFVWLDKFTIRNLELFDSLNDDAKTLIDIVDKTISPMGARMLKRWISMPLKDIQPISERLNVVEYFNENETLKLSVEEQIRQIGDIERIISKVAVNRISPREVLQLKFALSAIEPIKKACQNSSDSTLQKIGEQLNPCISIRERIEKELSNDPPNLISKGNIIKTNVLEELDNLREISGSSKNFILKIQNREIEKTGISSLKISFNNVFGYYIEVKNTHKDKVPPEWIRKQTLVNAERYITEELKDYETKILTAEEKIHEIEIRLFNDLVLGISDFIVPIQLNANLIAIIDCLLSFSTISKNNNYFRPEINDSVEIFIKQGRHPVIEKQLPIDEEYIPNDIFINNNDQQVVIITGPNMAGKSALLRQTALIVLMAQIGSFVPAVETKVGIVDKIFTRVGASDNISLGESTFMVEMNEAASILNNLSNRSLILFDELGRGTSTYDGISIAWAIVEYIHEHPKVKAKTLFATHYHELNEMEKSFSRIKNYNVAIKELDKNIIFLRKLKRGGSEHSFGIHVAKMAGMPKSIVKRANEILGQLEGNQKEQNLSKPTEEISKNREGYQLSFFQLDDPILEQIRDEIQKVDINNLTPIEALNMLNEVKKLIGKEEKKKRRRT
- a CDS encoding RND transporter, with the translated sequence MKTKYWIFIAVIIVAIIAMSIFSSSGTEGIEIIKTKVSYGEFEVVVMTTGELKAENSEKIRGPSRLRNNGIYNVQITDLIPEGTVVDSGDYVATLDRTEGTNRLNNLNDEIQKIEAQYIKTQLDTTLQLRNARDELINMNYSLEERQIELEQSKYETPATIRQAKISLDKAERAYSQAKKNYEIKKKQADANMVEVSATKSKKQRELDNLLKILDEFEIKAPKSGMVIYRKEWGGAKRKVGSKISAWDPVVATLPDLSAMISKTYVNEIDISKIEIDQAVEIGVDAFPEKKYTGIIFDKANIGEQLPNSDSKVFEILIRVNEYDSILRPAMTTNNAILTAKFEDVLYIPLEAVHTNDSLSFVIKENGFSPTKQIVELGEFNENEIIVNKGIAKDEVILLSTPENVEELQFEGLEIFEEIKKKEALKKKLNEERQKERKDSLKKKKKVPLDLEQKISITIN